ttattacataaaattggGGACCACGTCAAAGAGGCCGCGACAGTTaaaaaggtgccacatcagccaaaaaggttgacaaaaacaCACTAAAATATAGTTAAGGGGTATTAGGACCGCATAAGTTTGAGTGTGTCACGATAAATTCGGTCATAGTTTAGGGATACTAAATGCTttactcaaaataaattttcgAGAAAACCTTCGATGTAGTGATGGGCTTGCTGAATAAAGCAAGACTTGGTTTAATTGCACAATTCTTTGCTGATTGAAACGTGCAAGACTTGgagaaataaaaattgagaagcggcaaaaagaaaaaagaaagaaaatcatatatttatggGCTATAAGTTCATGGTATCATTGGAATTAGAGGAATATATAAGGGATAAAAGGTATATATTTTATCGAACCtcaaagaattttaatctaaaaagtaaaaagctGAGGTACCCAGCTTCtcattttttgtgttttgttttttaaaaatcagtttttgttttttttaacactttttaACTTTAACAAACACTTAAAAAAAAACGCTAAACTAGAAACTAAATGGTTGTTTGACCAGATTTTAATCCCATCCAAACGGGAGCTTAATGTTGTGTGttcttttatcaaaaaaatgaatcaaaatttcaaacaaattatAAACTTTAATTAAAAGCTCCTTTTATTACGATCCTAtataaaaataagctaaattAACTATAGATCCTTTCTTAGCTAGAGATAAAAggattacaaaaatataaaatatgctAACTGTAAAAATATTTCTCGAGCGTATAGTATATGTTAATAAAATTAACTTATTAGAGGAACAAAAAGACTAGtctagagaaaataaagaaagacttgGTTGACATGCACAAGTCTTTGGCTGATTGAAACGTGCAAGACTAGGTGAAATCAAAATTGATATGACCAACGGCGGAGTCACATGTTCGTCGAAAAAATACATTATGTAGGtaggtaaaaatatttttcatgtattgatactccttaatttttttcatgaatttacttCTTTATAAAAACTTTAACCCCGCCACTGAATATAACAGAATGaatgaagaaaagtaaaaaaaaattcaaaatcatgaagACCAAAAGGGATACCTCATTGCTATTTAAAATCTCAAAACCACATGTTATAGAGCATACCTACTAATTTTTGCAATAATGGAGAAAgccttcaaattttttttcttaacactCTTGTTCCTTATGGCTAGTTCAGCCATGACCCAAACAAACATTACCACGGATCAATTAGCTCTTTTGTCCTTAAAATCTCAAATCATTTCTGACCCCTCTCATTTCTTGGATGAAAATTGGTCTCCCGCTATTTCTGTTTGTCATTGGGTTGGAGTCACTTGTGGTTCTCGTCACCAACGAGTGAAGACCTTGAATCTTTCTAGCATGGCTCTTACAGGCAGGATTCCTCGTGAATTTGGAAACCTCTCATTTCTTGTTTCTCTCAACTTGGGAAGCAATAATTTCAATGGAAATTTTCCTCAAGAAATGACACGCTTGCGTCGACTTAAGTTTCTCGATTTAAGTTTCAACAGTTTCAGCGGGGAGGTTCCTTCTTGGTTAGGATTTTTACACCAACTTCAATTTCTAAATCTTGGGGATAATAGTTTCACTGGTTCCATCCCTTCTTCATTTTCTAATATTTCAAAACTTGAGACTTTGAatatggaatacaattcaatagAGGGCcaaataccaaaagtgattggaagTCTTATAAACCTTAGAGAATTAAACATGAGGGGTAACAAGCTCATAGGTTCTGTTCCTCAATCACTCTCGAATGCCTCGAGGTTGGAGACTTTGGAGATATCTCATAATTCTCTTCAAGGAAACATTCCAGAAGGGATTGGAAATCTTCATAACATGAAGTCGTTGGGCGTAGAATTTAATCAACTTACGGGTTCTATACCATTCcaaattttcaataattctaGAATTGAACTCATTGCATTTACAATGAATAGCTTAACAGGAAATCTTCCCAATAGTTTATGTAATGATCTCTCAATACTCAAAGAGATTTATCTATCCAAAAACAATCTACAGGGTCATATGCCTACAAGCTTATCAAATTGTTCACAACTTCATCTATTGGGTTTATCATATAATGAGTTTGATGGACCAATACATAGTGAAATTGGAAGATTGAGTAACTTGCAGTATTTGTATCTCGGATTTAACCATTTCAAAGGTatgtttttatcttattaatGCTTGTATCTAATTGCTTCagaattttaatttattacacAGTAACCGCTGGAATAATTTCAGTCAATTAATTAATTCAGGTATCTAAGTTTGGTGATATTAGGCATGGAGAGAAGCCAGATTAATGGTTCTgttcaaatatttttatcttctgagtatttttttttcttttttcttttaatacttTTGTATCACCAACAATATAAAAGTTAAAATCCTTTGTGGATTCTACCATGGGAGATTGACAGCTTAAACTCACTAGTAATCCACTATATGTGTTTCCAGGTGAAATACCCAAAGAGATAAGCAATCTCATTGAGCTGAAGGTACTTGATCTTGGGCTTAATAGTTTTAGTGGTTCACTTCCAATGGAGATCTTCAATATATCCGGGCTGAGAGTGATTTCTCTTTCATTCAA
This sequence is a window from Capsicum annuum cultivar UCD-10X-F1 unplaced genomic scaffold, UCD10Xv1.1 ctg71959, whole genome shotgun sequence. Protein-coding genes within it:
- the LOC107855223 gene encoding LRR receptor-like serine/threonine-protein kinase GSO2 — its product is MEKAFKFFFLTLLFLMASSAMTQTNITTDQLALLSLKSQIISDPSHFLDENWSPAISVCHWVGVTCGSRHQRVKTLNLSSMALTGRIPREFGNLSFLVSLNLGSNNFNGNFPQEMTRLRRLKFLDLSFNSFSGEVPSWLGFLHQLQFLNLGDNSFTGSIPSSFSNISKLETLNMEYNSIEGQIPKVIGSLINLRELNMRGNKLIGSVPQSLSNASRLETLEISHNSLQGNIPEGIGNLHNMKSLGVEFNQLTGSIPFQIFNNSRIELIAFTMNSLTGNLPNSLCNDLSILKEIYLSKNNLQGHMPTSLSNCSQLHLLGLSYNEFDGPIHSEIGRLSNLQYLYLGFNHFKGEIPKEISNLIELKVLDLGLNSFSGSLPMEIFNISGLRVISLSFNNLSGSLPPNMCSVIPNIEELYLDILTDLVGTIPHSISNCPKLTNLDLSGNKLTGLIPISLGYLTHLEYLNLGGNNLSSDSSLSFLTSLTNSRNLTFLDISFNPLNGMLPASMDNFSTSLRKFYANGCKIKG